One genomic region from Sphingobacterium multivorum encodes:
- a CDS encoding RNA polymerase sigma-70 factor has product MSENKEKNFEQLFRTHYKELHRYAYRYLGDSDVAEEVVQQVFLRLWERDWEEQIHTSLKAYLYRAIYNESMNVLKKEQRKLKYQSHEQHRQDFAPAVDESTRDLDERLQIALAELPEKSRTVFELSRFQEMKYKDIAVTLDLSIKTVEGHMSKALRHLRIELVDYLTLIICFLIYRL; this is encoded by the coding sequence ATGTCGGAAAATAAAGAAAAGAATTTTGAGCAGCTTTTTCGCACACATTACAAGGAGTTACATCGTTATGCCTATCGATATCTAGGTGATAGTGATGTGGCGGAAGAGGTTGTGCAACAGGTGTTTTTGCGGCTTTGGGAACGCGATTGGGAGGAGCAGATACATACTTCATTAAAAGCTTATTTATATCGGGCTATTTATAATGAAAGTATGAATGTGCTAAAAAAGGAGCAACGAAAGCTAAAATATCAATCACATGAGCAGCATAGACAGGATTTTGCGCCTGCAGTTGATGAAAGTACACGGGATTTGGACGAAAGGCTGCAGATTGCCTTGGCGGAATTACCCGAAAAGAGCCGGACGGTTTTTGAGTTAAGCCGTTTTCAGGAAATGAAGTATAAGGATATCGCAGTAACCTTGGATCTGTCGATAAAGACTGTTGAGGGACATATGAGTAAGGCGCTGCGACATTTGCGCATTGAACTTGTGGATTATTTAACATTGATTATTTGCTTTCTTATCTATAGGCTATGA
- a CDS encoding RagB/SusD family nutrient uptake outer membrane protein: protein MKTFKNNIKYILGIAGLSAVLSLSLNSCTKLDPKLYSDLTTKNAYSTESDINAALTGVYTSLSPYPGDAYLYYAGYLVMITDYATDMGFSTAAGDPTRMSNFTYDDNNRYFKFNYQNMYQVISNANMLIDRIERVTIPDDRKKKIIAQARFLRSLSYMDLTDAWGPVPLITTVKNPTESYNEPLAAVDKIDAQIAEDCQYAIDNLPEKWSDELGIGRATKGAALTLMGKMYMRSHNYEKAKTYIDQVLALRDKGVYTLNPDFKKEWSDNNKMDMGLIFGILHEPTLNGGEITNHFGPTDNPEVPDRWQYYGVSLDFWRKYSDLDPRKKFFYYNYTGKAVRDKNTKYGFFYMLPAKGQTTPPSDTVKFLQNVATKKYSYDMVNNSYLDGRTIQVFRLADVILCKAEIENALNGPAAALPFINEVRKRAGAPEYGKHPDFPSPASKESMIDALVDERGFELVFEYKRRQDLIRLGRYEKVSNAYLKGRGLKENVTEAMRYFPYPLEEARLHQEMTTANPARLPK, encoded by the coding sequence ATGAAGACGTTTAAAAATAACATAAAATATATTTTAGGGATAGCGGGTTTATCGGCCGTTTTGAGCTTAAGCTTAAATAGCTGTACCAAGCTGGATCCAAAATTATACAGCGATCTGACAACCAAAAATGCTTATTCAACTGAAAGCGACATCAACGCCGCTTTAACGGGAGTCTATACAAGTTTATCGCCTTATCCCGGAGATGCATATTTGTATTACGCGGGATATCTGGTAATGATAACGGACTATGCCACGGATATGGGCTTTTCTACCGCCGCAGGGGATCCTACACGAATGAGCAACTTTACATACGATGATAATAATCGATATTTTAAATTCAATTATCAGAATATGTATCAGGTCATCAGCAATGCCAATATGCTGATTGACCGTATCGAGCGTGTCACTATTCCCGACGATCGCAAGAAGAAAATTATCGCACAGGCCAGGTTCTTACGGTCACTATCGTATATGGATCTTACCGATGCCTGGGGACCGGTGCCATTGATAACAACGGTCAAGAATCCAACGGAAAGCTACAACGAGCCCTTGGCTGCTGTCGACAAGATCGATGCCCAAATTGCTGAAGATTGTCAGTATGCAATCGATAATTTACCGGAGAAATGGTCGGACGAGCTGGGTATTGGCCGGGCCACGAAAGGTGCAGCGCTGACCCTAATGGGAAAGATGTATATGCGTTCGCACAATTATGAAAAGGCAAAAACTTACATTGATCAGGTTCTCGCCCTACGTGATAAAGGTGTGTATACGTTGAATCCGGATTTTAAGAAAGAATGGTCCGACAATAATAAAATGGATATGGGACTAATCTTTGGCATCTTGCATGAACCAACATTAAACGGGGGCGAGATCACCAATCACTTTGGACCGACGGACAATCCGGAAGTACCGGATAGATGGCAGTACTATGGTGTTTCCCTTGATTTCTGGCGAAAATATAGTGATCTGGATCCGCGTAAGAAGTTTTTCTATTATAATTACACCGGAAAGGCGGTACGGGATAAAAACACAAAGTATGGGTTCTTTTATATGTTACCAGCCAAAGGACAGACTACTCCGCCAAGTGATACGGTAAAATTCCTGCAAAATGTAGCGACGAAAAAGTATTCGTATGATATGGTCAATAATTCCTATCTGGATGGCCGGACGATTCAGGTCTTTCGATTGGCGGATGTTATCTTGTGCAAGGCTGAAATTGAAAATGCATTGAACGGGCCTGCAGCAGCATTGCCTTTCATCAATGAAGTCCGGAAAAGAGCTGGAGCACCAGAATATGGTAAGCATCCAGATTTTCCAAGTCCCGCAAGTAAGGAAAGTATGATCGATGCGCTTGTTGATGAACGTGGTTTTGAACTTGTATTTGAATACAAAAGGCGTCAGGACCTGATCCGCTTGGGACGTTATGAAAAAGTAAGTAATGCTTATTTGAAGGGCCGGGGACTGAAAGAAAATGTGACCGAAGCAATGCGCTATTTCCCTTATCCATTGGAAGAAGCTCGCTTGCATCAAGAAATGACAACGGCCAATCCAGCACGATTGCCTAAATAA
- a CDS encoding porin family protein: MKTTFKVALLGLTLLGLTGTTQAQDITYGLQVGSNYHMSSFGNKSVKDNNGKVGVSVAGFARIGDRVFFQPGIGASLLRKAYNFENGQKTPKFYQINLPLQVGYKFLENGDFNLRGLLGPQLNYDVKTVKSSANTDYKKFSFDGRVGIGVDISHLTLDAYYSHGFTSVDKTLDAKNKTIGIMVGYKF, from the coding sequence ATGAAAACAACATTCAAAGTAGCCCTGCTGGGATTGACATTATTGGGATTAACAGGTACTACACAGGCACAGGACATCACGTATGGGCTGCAAGTCGGAAGCAATTATCATATGAGTTCCTTTGGCAATAAGTCTGTCAAAGATAATAACGGCAAAGTTGGCGTATCAGTTGCAGGATTTGCACGTATTGGAGATCGTGTATTCTTTCAGCCTGGAATCGGTGCCAGTCTTTTACGCAAAGCATATAACTTCGAAAACGGACAGAAAACGCCTAAATTTTATCAGATCAATCTTCCCCTTCAAGTCGGGTATAAATTTTTGGAAAATGGCGACTTCAACCTCCGGGGACTATTGGGCCCTCAGTTAAACTATGATGTTAAAACAGTCAAGTCGAGTGCAAATACCGATTATAAGAAATTTTCATTTGATGGTCGTGTGGGTATTGGTGTAGACATCAGTCACCTCACCTTAGATGCTTATTATAGCCACGGTTTTACGAGTGTAGACAAAACCTTAGATGCAAAAAATAAAACAATCGGCATTATGGTCGGTTATAAGTTCTAA
- a CDS encoding DUF5107 domain-containing protein gives MKKWIMLWAMGNCVLGVFAQHPARVSEVKKRYTTYPFTDPDPIASAQKLYPYFRFDGFTNTAVEKDWNTVILENDYIRVQVMPEIGGKIWSAYDKVNKRDYIYNNGVVKFRDIAMRGPWTSGGIEANYGIIGHTPNTSTPVDYLTRENVDGSVSCFIHAYDMLSRSNWTLEIRLEKDKGYFSTRSFWSNANAVEQPYYTWMNLGVAAGQDLKFLYPGNHYIGHDGDAHAWPIDNQGRDLSNYKENAFGSSKSYHVLGAHSNAFGVYYNDHNYGMARYALREDKLGKKIFLWSQAGDGKIWENLLTDESGQYVEIQSGRLFNQNVPSSSSTPFKQLGFAPYQSDSWTEYWMPFAGIGKPNDIQLSAAIRMKQENDEILLDIDPKRPLNDSIYVLDSVGVVLNRSFIVAKLGEPTKFSLQVAAVSKPSYLKLGQDYFNLRTDESWSKLNRPTVISAEVSSDTSQTKLLEIRDLIRFRQYTLAEVKLQELAQQAPSSHAYLEMAKLAWFKMNYQQCYTYARQALAMDAYDAQANYYYGLAAIKLKKENDALDGFEVASLTPAWRSASYVQMAKYYYRIKQYDRSENYSAKALIANPLNIDALQMSLLVQHKKGDVIDTLSRQTILQYDPFNAFLQFEEKKAVSSRQEFASEKRMELAIWYADLGEFESAADLLSSGQKNTEALLWLAWLTRSNKSISQGWLTQAEQSKPSFVFPFREESKSVFEWAKDNSKSWTVDYLSALLYRFRNQSQKARELLSSVEQEPTDFAAYYALKSSLQDTSRNDLAVQMMQQATRVDPQEWRYGLHLVELLNNSKSYEEALRVSAAYHRKFPKNYILTLAHVRTLLLAKAYVRAEQELRDVNILPFEGATEGHRYYVQTKLMLAYQSILEKNYKKAKLKIAESRLWPINLGVGEPYAEEKNELLADWLEQQVQQKDKQGNSDLLKKIVHSKPSKNRYELMLRQRAEEQLKLSNGEEAAVKRDDLKGMSPSDHDLISQIKEGDLAGYWPILIRKIYFEQDQRLF, from the coding sequence ATGAAAAAGTGGATTATGCTCTGGGCCATGGGCAATTGCGTGCTTGGTGTTTTTGCGCAGCATCCGGCAAGGGTGTCAGAAGTTAAGAAGCGTTATACAACCTATCCATTTACGGATCCGGATCCAATAGCCTCAGCCCAAAAATTGTACCCTTATTTCCGTTTCGACGGTTTTACGAATACAGCGGTTGAAAAGGATTGGAATACCGTGATTTTGGAAAACGATTACATTCGGGTACAGGTGATGCCCGAGATCGGAGGGAAGATTTGGTCGGCCTATGATAAAGTCAATAAACGGGACTATATTTACAACAATGGCGTTGTAAAATTTCGGGATATTGCGATGCGGGGGCCGTGGACAAGCGGTGGTATCGAAGCTAATTATGGGATTATAGGACATACGCCCAACACCTCTACACCGGTCGATTATCTTACACGGGAGAACGTGGATGGAAGCGTAAGTTGCTTTATCCACGCTTATGATATGTTGAGCCGCAGTAACTGGACTTTAGAGATTAGACTGGAAAAGGACAAAGGTTATTTTTCAACACGTTCTTTCTGGTCTAACGCCAATGCAGTCGAACAACCTTATTATACCTGGATGAATCTGGGCGTCGCGGCAGGACAAGATCTGAAGTTTTTGTATCCTGGAAACCACTATATAGGGCATGACGGTGATGCACATGCCTGGCCTATTGATAACCAGGGCAGAGACCTATCTAATTATAAGGAAAATGCTTTCGGCAGTTCTAAATCATACCATGTATTGGGTGCACATAGTAATGCTTTTGGGGTTTACTATAACGATCATAACTATGGCATGGCCCGTTATGCGCTCCGTGAAGATAAATTAGGGAAGAAGATATTTCTTTGGTCTCAGGCTGGAGATGGGAAGATTTGGGAGAATTTATTGACCGATGAGAGTGGGCAATATGTGGAAATCCAAAGTGGGCGCCTGTTCAATCAAAATGTTCCTTCGAGTAGCTCGACTCCGTTCAAGCAACTTGGTTTTGCTCCCTACCAAAGTGACAGCTGGACGGAATACTGGATGCCATTTGCAGGAATAGGCAAACCGAACGATATTCAACTATCGGCAGCGATCCGGATGAAACAGGAAAATGATGAGATCCTATTGGATATTGATCCGAAGCGACCTTTGAACGATAGTATCTATGTGCTTGATAGCGTAGGTGTCGTATTAAATAGAAGTTTTATTGTGGCTAAATTGGGTGAACCTACAAAATTCTCTTTGCAGGTAGCTGCTGTATCAAAACCGAGTTATCTTAAATTGGGACAGGATTATTTTAATCTCAGAACGGATGAATCTTGGTCAAAATTGAATAGACCCACTGTCATTTCAGCGGAAGTAAGCTCAGATACCAGTCAGACCAAGTTATTGGAGATACGTGACCTTATTCGCTTTAGGCAATATACACTCGCGGAAGTCAAATTACAAGAATTGGCTCAACAAGCGCCTAGTTCGCACGCCTATCTTGAAATGGCCAAGCTGGCCTGGTTTAAAATGAATTATCAGCAATGCTATACCTATGCCCGGCAGGCATTGGCTATGGATGCTTATGATGCTCAGGCAAATTATTACTATGGTCTAGCTGCGATCAAACTAAAAAAAGAGAATGATGCCTTAGATGGTTTTGAAGTCGCTTCACTAACCCCGGCTTGGCGAAGTGCTTCGTATGTACAAATGGCCAAATACTATTATCGGATCAAGCAATATGATCGTTCGGAGAATTATAGCGCAAAAGCTTTGATTGCCAATCCGCTCAACATCGACGCTTTGCAGATGAGCTTGTTGGTACAACACAAAAAAGGGGACGTCATAGATACCCTTTCCCGTCAGACCATTCTCCAATATGATCCGTTTAATGCCTTTCTCCAATTTGAAGAAAAGAAGGCCGTTTCATCCAGGCAGGAGTTTGCTTCCGAAAAACGGATGGAACTGGCAATATGGTATGCGGACCTTGGCGAGTTTGAGTCTGCGGCCGATCTGCTCAGTTCGGGGCAGAAGAATACGGAAGCCTTACTTTGGCTAGCTTGGCTGACACGATCGAACAAGTCGATCAGTCAGGGCTGGTTGACGCAGGCAGAACAAAGTAAACCCAGTTTTGTCTTTCCATTTCGGGAGGAAAGTAAGAGTGTATTCGAATGGGCAAAGGATAACAGCAAGAGCTGGACTGTCGATTATTTGTCCGCATTATTGTATCGCTTTAGGAATCAATCCCAAAAAGCAAGAGAACTCCTGTCAAGCGTGGAGCAGGAGCCAACAGATTTCGCAGCCTATTATGCATTGAAATCAAGCTTGCAAGATACAAGCCGTAATGACCTGGCTGTACAAATGATGCAGCAGGCAACACGAGTAGATCCACAAGAATGGCGATATGGACTACATTTGGTGGAGCTCCTAAATAATAGTAAGTCTTATGAAGAGGCTCTTCGGGTAAGTGCGGCCTATCATCGCAAATTTCCAAAAAATTATATACTAACACTGGCACATGTACGCACTTTATTGTTAGCTAAAGCTTATGTGCGCGCTGAGCAAGAATTAAGGGATGTGAACATACTTCCCTTTGAAGGAGCGACGGAAGGCCATCGGTATTATGTGCAGACCAAATTAATGTTGGCTTACCAATCTATCTTGGAGAAGAACTATAAAAAGGCAAAGTTGAAGATTGCAGAATCGAGGTTATGGCCGATAAATTTGGGCGTTGGTGAACCTTATGCCGAGGAAAAAAATGAACTGTTGGCTGACTGGCTGGAGCAGCAGGTGCAGCAAAAAGATAAGCAAGGGAATAGTGATCTTCTGAAAAAAATTGTCCACAGTAAACCATCAAAAAACAGGTATGAGCTGATGCTTCGTCAACGTGCAGAAGAGCAGTTAAAGCTGTCGAACGGGGAGGAAGCTGCTGTGAAGCGGGATGATTTAAAAGGAATGAGTCCGTCGGATCATGACCTTATAAGTCAGATTAAGGAGGGCGACCTTGCAGGCTATTGGCCTATATTGATCCGGAAAATCTATTTTGAACAAGATCAACGGTTGTTCTGA
- a CDS encoding aryl-sulfate sulfotransferase, with protein MKPIKVIIALIVVAIVAFAAYYFYAHQVDIENIEVSSPNNLPLNAAIQVKLNKAEALYVEYWKEGERQSYKTTVSSAAAQHNIQLMTLEPNTSYKFRVIIDRIIPIKSNEQSFKTRPQSPWMVHDWIKADHPHDEKALGNGMVLLCYRGFPGYMAMVDGKGTIRWYWQDEKLGVRLASLTPRGTILALLAPASKDEFNKPNQPSKKSTNASYYLRSGRIGFVGGTVLVEIDLTGKEIARIDLDKKGIIMHHDVQMDGNNNIVGIVRDFRIDDRPNHPKDTLWGDAILTMDTKGNILKKWSPWEKWDIQKDKKLDSLKHDRFHLNTISFDRDNNYLTSSPIENQVWKIDAKTGDILWKLGKGGDYKLKDEELFYFQHAPHITKTGELLLFDNGDFSPRDSTTANKQSRAIAFNLDQKNKTATLAYAAPIPKKQFTARMGSAYELDNGNLLQTSSKTGSVLVTDKTGKVLWELNAYFIPYRAIYVPEETWRKYRQN; from the coding sequence ATGAAACCAATTAAAGTAATTATCGCACTGATTGTGGTGGCAATAGTGGCGTTTGCCGCTTACTATTTTTATGCGCATCAAGTTGATATTGAGAATATTGAAGTGAGTTCGCCTAATAATCTGCCGCTCAATGCTGCTATTCAGGTGAAACTAAATAAAGCAGAAGCCCTGTATGTAGAGTATTGGAAGGAGGGAGAACGCCAGTCTTATAAGACGACAGTTTCAAGTGCGGCTGCTCAGCATAACATACAGTTAATGACGCTTGAACCAAATACAAGTTATAAGTTTCGGGTTATTATAGATCGGATTATTCCCATAAAATCGAATGAACAATCCTTTAAAACAAGACCACAATCACCATGGATGGTGCACGACTGGATCAAGGCGGATCATCCACACGATGAAAAAGCCCTAGGTAATGGCATGGTGTTATTATGCTATCGTGGATTCCCGGGTTATATGGCCATGGTTGATGGTAAAGGAACCATCCGATGGTATTGGCAGGACGAAAAGTTAGGGGTACGCCTTGCTTCACTGACTCCAAGGGGTACGATCCTAGCCTTATTGGCTCCGGCTAGTAAAGATGAATTCAACAAGCCCAATCAGCCCAGCAAGAAATCAACCAATGCAAGTTATTATTTGAGAAGCGGCCGTATCGGATTTGTCGGTGGAACAGTACTTGTTGAAATTGATCTAACAGGAAAGGAAATTGCTCGTATAGATCTCGATAAAAAAGGGATTATCATGCACCATGATGTGCAGATGGATGGCAACAATAATATTGTAGGCATTGTGCGGGATTTCAGAATTGACGACCGTCCCAACCATCCAAAAGATACGCTTTGGGGGGATGCTATCCTGACGATGGATACAAAAGGCAATATCTTAAAGAAATGGTCACCTTGGGAAAAATGGGATATTCAAAAAGATAAAAAATTGGATAGCCTTAAGCATGATCGATTCCATTTGAATACCATTTCCTTCGATCGTGACAATAATTATCTAACTTCTTCGCCCATTGAAAATCAGGTTTGGAAGATTGATGCCAAAACCGGTGATATTCTTTGGAAATTGGGTAAAGGTGGCGATTACAAATTAAAAGATGAGGAACTGTTTTATTTCCAGCATGCGCCGCATATTACAAAAACAGGTGAGCTGTTACTTTTTGACAACGGCGATTTTTCTCCGCGCGATAGTACGACAGCCAATAAACAATCACGGGCAATTGCTTTTAATCTTGATCAAAAGAATAAAACGGCAACGCTTGCGTATGCGGCTCCAATTCCGAAAAAGCAGTTTACAGCAAGAATGGGGAGTGCCTATGAATTGGATAATGGTAATTTGCTGCAGACAAGCTCGAAAACAGGCAGTGTACTGGTGACGGATAAGACAGGGAAGGTGCTTTGGGAATTAAACGCTTATTTTATTCCTTATCGCGCTATTTACGTACCGGAGGAAACCTGGCGCAAATACAGACAAAACTAG
- a CDS encoding glycoside hydrolase domain-containing protein has protein sequence MKKRTASYKLAIILAVSLCANSARAQLTYPPETQKWDADQLGNHRAVLQVNTDQKEVQVTIPWRNRWVEANQQVIIVDSASNKQIAPSSYLWMNTESGGLRFKPVSGKGVYYVYYLPYQMGGRSRNYPDAIYLKNAVSAPAKVVQQVAGNSKGVTVARFDAVDKYNSNDPMEMIGTVAEVNSFVRRNGNTAYYLFPELREFPIKMESNLPQRWLMKGKSTSKLEGKGQKGEFYAFQLGLWSPKQELHDIQISFSDFKTNDGAMISANNLNCINTQGTDYTGKSMTLQVDVPKDKVQALWCGIQIPENIAAGTYHGVVTVKPKNAAAKQVNVEIQVSNASGEVSSVDQPWKMTRLPWLNSTLAQKNTVVAPYTAIELKADSTLHILGREVKLHASGFPKQISTFFTPELTEISSKANKLLFEPLHFHFYNASDGKEIQLKASGIQFQTKSEGEYRWTAKNESSDLTMEVEGTLEFDGYMHYVVKLTALKDLSLKDATMHIPMMPDKTDYFMGLGQKGGKRPDQLSWKWDVAHKNQDGGWIGAVDAGLQFSLRDEHYSRPLNTNFYLQKPLVLPQSWGNENKGGIDIGLKGKSVLVNSYSGARELKKGDVLYYNFNLLITPFHPINTEAQWNERYYHAYKPVDSVVASGSNVINIHHGNEINPYINYPFIATKEMKQYIDQAHDKGLKVKIYNTVREVSNRVYELYPLRSLGTEVFSPGKGGGYSWLQEHVGKNYIAAWYVPQFKDAAIINSGMNRWHNYYVEGMNWLVDHIGIDGIYLDDVAFDRVTMKRIKRVLTKNGKPGLIDLHSANQYNKSDGFNNSANLYLEHFPYINRLWFGEYFDYENNKPDFFLTEVSGIPFGLMGEMLQDGGNPWRGMLYGMTNRMPYQKLTPADLWKAWDQFGIKGSKMIGYWSPNIPVKTDNDKVLTTVYSRAGKAMVAIASWAERDVAVKLAIDWEKLGIDPGKAKLSAPLIPNFQNGAQFKPGDTIPVEKNKGILLIIE, from the coding sequence ATGAAAAAAAGAACAGCCTCTTATAAGCTGGCAATTATCCTTGCCGTATCCTTATGTGCAAATTCGGCCCGAGCGCAATTGACCTATCCTCCGGAAACACAAAAGTGGGATGCAGACCAGCTGGGTAACCATCGTGCGGTGCTTCAGGTAAACACCGATCAGAAAGAGGTGCAAGTGACTATTCCCTGGCGAAATCGCTGGGTTGAAGCGAACCAGCAAGTTATTATCGTCGACAGTGCCAGTAATAAGCAGATTGCCCCCAGTTCTTATCTTTGGATGAACACGGAATCTGGTGGATTACGGTTTAAGCCAGTTTCAGGAAAGGGCGTTTACTATGTCTATTATTTACCCTATCAGATGGGGGGCCGCAGCCGCAATTATCCGGATGCAATTTATCTTAAAAATGCCGTTTCGGCTCCAGCGAAAGTTGTACAGCAGGTGGCTGGAAACTCCAAAGGAGTTACTGTTGCACGTTTTGATGCCGTCGATAAATACAATAGCAATGATCCGATGGAAATGATCGGTACAGTGGCAGAAGTCAATAGCTTTGTGCGCAGAAATGGAAATACGGCTTATTATCTTTTTCCAGAATTAAGAGAATTTCCGATTAAAATGGAAAGCAACCTTCCACAACGCTGGCTTATGAAAGGTAAATCCACGAGTAAGTTGGAAGGAAAGGGCCAGAAAGGTGAATTTTATGCCTTTCAACTTGGCTTATGGTCTCCAAAACAGGAACTCCATGACATCCAAATTTCTTTCTCGGATTTTAAAACAAATGATGGGGCGATGATTTCGGCGAATAACCTGAATTGTATCAATACCCAAGGTACTGACTATACTGGAAAGTCAATGACATTACAGGTTGACGTACCGAAGGATAAGGTTCAGGCATTATGGTGTGGTATTCAGATACCGGAGAACATAGCAGCGGGAACTTACCATGGTGTAGTCACGGTGAAACCTAAAAATGCAGCAGCGAAACAGGTTAACGTGGAGATACAGGTTTCAAATGCTTCAGGAGAGGTATCCAGTGTTGATCAACCTTGGAAAATGACGCGGCTACCCTGGCTCAACTCAACATTAGCGCAAAAAAATACGGTAGTTGCACCTTATACAGCGATTGAATTAAAAGCGGATTCCACCTTACATATTTTAGGGCGCGAAGTGAAACTGCATGCGAGTGGTTTTCCAAAACAGATCAGCACGTTCTTTACGCCCGAATTGACCGAAATATCGTCCAAGGCGAATAAGCTTTTATTTGAACCACTCCATTTTCATTTCTATAACGCTTCAGATGGCAAGGAAATTCAACTTAAAGCAAGTGGGATCCAATTTCAGACGAAAAGCGAAGGTGAATATCGCTGGACGGCCAAAAACGAATCTTCCGATCTAACGATGGAAGTCGAGGGTACATTGGAATTTGATGGTTACATGCATTATGTTGTCAAGCTGACGGCGCTGAAGGATCTGTCTTTAAAAGATGCCACGATGCATATTCCTATGATGCCCGATAAGACGGATTATTTTATGGGACTAGGGCAAAAAGGAGGAAAGAGACCTGATCAGCTTTCCTGGAAATGGGATGTAGCACATAAAAATCAAGATGGAGGTTGGATAGGTGCTGTGGATGCTGGGCTACAGTTTTCACTGCGCGATGAGCACTATTCGCGGCCGCTCAATACGAATTTTTATCTTCAAAAGCCTCTTGTGCTGCCGCAGTCCTGGGGTAATGAAAATAAAGGGGGGATCGATATCGGTCTGAAAGGAAAATCCGTTTTGGTCAATAGTTACAGCGGAGCCCGTGAACTGAAAAAAGGCGATGTGCTCTATTACAATTTTAATTTATTGATTACGCCTTTTCATCCGATCAATACGGAAGCACAGTGGAATGAACGGTATTATCATGCCTACAAGCCCGTCGATTCTGTTGTTGCGAGTGGTTCCAATGTGATCAATATTCACCATGGAAATGAAATAAATCCTTACATCAATTATCCATTTATTGCGACAAAAGAAATGAAGCAATATATCGATCAGGCGCATGATAAGGGGTTAAAAGTGAAGATCTATAATACAGTGCGTGAGGTATCAAATCGGGTTTATGAGCTCTATCCATTGCGTAGTCTGGGCACTGAAGTGTTTTCACCTGGAAAAGGAGGCGGATATTCCTGGTTACAGGAGCATGTGGGTAAAAATTACATCGCAGCATGGTATGTTCCCCAATTTAAAGACGCGGCGATTATCAATAGTGGAATGAATAGGTGGCACAACTATTACGTCGAAGGCATGAATTGGTTGGTAGACCATATTGGTATTGACGGGATTTATCTGGATGATGTTGCCTTCGATCGAGTCACCATGAAAAGAATAAAGCGTGTGCTGACAAAAAATGGAAAACCAGGGCTGATCGATTTGCATTCGGCAAATCAATATAATAAAAGCGATGGGTTCAATAATAGTGCAAATTTGTATCTGGAGCATTTTCCGTATATCAATCGGCTGTGGTTTGGTGAATACTTTGACTACGAGAATAACAAACCTGATTTTTTCCTTACCGAAGTGAGTGGCATTCCGTTTGGTTTAATGGGCGAAATGTTACAGGATGGAGGAAATCCGTGGCGGGGTATGCTTTATGGAATGACCAATAGGATGCCTTATCAGAAATTGACGCCCGCTGACTTATGGAAGGCCTGGGACCAATTTGGCATCAAAGGAAGTAAAATGATCGGGTATTGGTCGCCAAATATTCCGGTTAAAACCGACAATGATAAGGTTCTGACAACCGTCTATAGCCGTGCCGGTAAAGCTATGGTAGCTATTGCCAGCTGGGCAGAGCGTGATGTTGCGGTAAAATTGGCTATAGATTGGGAAAAATTGGGCATTGACCCCGGAAAAGCGAAACTATCTGCACCACTCATTCCTAATTTTCAAAATGGAGCACAGTTTAAACCAGGGGATACAATTCCGGTAGAAAAAAATAAGGGTATTTTGTTAATTATTGAATAG